A genomic segment from Methanolobus zinderi encodes:
- a CDS encoding CbbQ/NirQ/NorQ/GpvN family protein — protein MTAQCSLSRELPVEEYIIEDEPYYVPVGNEVEIFTAAYKNLLPVNLKGPTGSGKTRFMEYMAYKLKRPLITVACHEDLTATDLVGRYLIKGESVEWSDGPLTKAVKNGAICYLDEVVEARKDTIVVIHPLTDDRRIIPIDKLGVILQAPPDFSLAISYNPGYQSAVKDLKQSTRQRFVAIDFDYPPPELERKIVAHESMVNGEMAKDLVKIGQRIRNFRHHGLEEGVSTRLLIYAGKLIHEGIEPREACRIAMARPITDNSDLQQSIDEIINAIME, from the coding sequence ATGACAGCCCAATGTTCTTTATCCAGAGAGTTACCTGTTGAGGAGTATATCATTGAGGACGAGCCATATTATGTTCCGGTAGGTAATGAAGTAGAAATATTCACTGCCGCTTACAAGAACCTATTACCCGTAAACCTGAAAGGACCAACAGGGTCCGGCAAAACAAGGTTCATGGAGTATATGGCCTACAAATTGAAAAGGCCCTTAATAACCGTTGCTTGTCATGAGGACCTGACTGCAACCGATCTTGTGGGAAGATATCTTATTAAAGGAGAGTCGGTGGAGTGGAGCGACGGACCTCTCACAAAAGCTGTCAAGAACGGAGCCATATGTTATCTTGATGAAGTTGTGGAAGCCAGGAAGGATACCATCGTTGTCATACATCCGTTAACTGATGACAGGCGTATAATCCCTATTGATAAGCTGGGAGTTATCCTTCAGGCACCACCTGATTTCAGTCTTGCCATCTCATATAATCCGGGTTACCAGAGTGCTGTAAAGGACCTGAAACAGAGTACCAGGCAGAGGTTCGTAGCAATTGACTTCGACTATCCACCTCCCGAACTTGAAAGGAAGATCGTTGCCCATGAAAGCATGGTGAACGGAGAAATGGCAAAGGACCTGGTGAAAATCGGTCAGAGGATACGCAACTTCAGACACCACGGACTAGAGGAAGGTGTCAGTACGCGTCTTCTGATATATGCCGGCAAGCTCATACATGAAGGCATAGAACCCAGGGAAGCCTGCAGGATAGCAATGGCGCGGCCGATAACCGATAACTCTGACCTGCAGCAGAGCATCGACGAGATCATTAATGCCATCATGGAGTGA
- a CDS encoding histidine kinase N-terminal 7TM domain-containing protein has translation MEIDYIIVKIKTFLIYTVIVKYDIQKDKELYFINLSLYSDLLIISALLLLVLAFYIRQFRDTDGVDAFSLFLVAISVYSVFYSMEVSLTELDSVLLSYKLQYLGISFIPPLFLLFSMGYTGRKHLITHSLKITIFFIPAITLLMVFTTDYHNFFHESFYLNADGLRGLVFEPGIYYWIHQTYCITLILLGMYFFLRMWIDTKAFFSRHLLVLLISSSIPFSVYLLYLTGFFPKGVDPVPFVLIMGALMIYTGILRYSLFDIAPLARSFLFDNVPSGVVVLDRKDRVVDFNHFATEHLGTSGKGLGLPASEFFASWPQLIDLEDKCNEENRLEFKKSVGGTELWFAASLLPLRNKYGEIRGKMIVLDNITDRKLAEEALIRGKLMAEEANHMKSGFLANMSHELRTPLNAVIGFSQLLEQEAVGELNDDQMKYVLNIETAGKHLLDLINDILDISKIEAGKMELECEEFSVKDAIEEIEKLIAPMAANKDIDLIIDAPENTGIYADRQKFKQVMLNLFSNAIKFTPEKGEVTVNCEDIGNAVQVSVSDSGIGIPQNRYDEIFEPFKQIESSTSKKYKGTGLGLALVKKIVEMHNGNIDVKSEEGKGSTFTFVIEDQRNLNDSRESCDVDTKKEIISDSILI, from the coding sequence ATAGAAATAGATTATATAATTGTTAAAATAAAAACATTTTTAATATATACGGTCATCGTAAAATACGATATTCAAAAAGATAAGGAGCTGTATTTTATAAACCTGAGTCTGTACTCTGATCTTCTAATAATTTCCGCACTCTTGTTGTTAGTGCTGGCTTTTTACATAAGGCAGTTCAGGGATACGGATGGAGTGGATGCTTTTTCACTTTTTCTGGTTGCAATTTCCGTTTATTCCGTATTTTACTCAATGGAGGTATCATTAACAGAACTGGATTCCGTCCTTTTGTCCTATAAGCTACAATATCTGGGGATATCATTCATACCGCCACTTTTCCTCTTGTTTTCCATGGGTTATACGGGAAGGAAACACCTGATCACACATTCTTTAAAAATTACTATATTCTTTATTCCTGCCATCACACTATTAATGGTTTTCACAACTGATTATCATAATTTTTTCCACGAAAGTTTTTATTTAAATGCTGATGGGCTAAGGGGTCTTGTATTCGAACCGGGAATCTATTACTGGATCCATCAGACATATTGTATTACTCTGATTTTACTTGGTATGTATTTCTTTTTAAGAATGTGGATTGATACAAAAGCATTTTTCAGCAGACACCTATTAGTCCTGCTCATCAGCTCTTCAATCCCTTTTTCTGTTTACCTGCTTTATCTTACAGGTTTTTTTCCAAAAGGGGTTGATCCGGTTCCTTTTGTATTAATAATGGGTGCTTTAATGATTTACACTGGTATTTTACGTTACAGTTTATTTGATATAGCACCTCTGGCGCGCAGTTTTCTCTTTGATAATGTTCCTTCAGGAGTGGTTGTACTTGACAGGAAGGACAGGGTTGTTGATTTCAACCATTTTGCGACAGAACATCTTGGAACGTCCGGGAAAGGCCTTGGATTACCAGCATCCGAATTCTTTGCGTCCTGGCCACAACTCATCGATCTTGAGGATAAATGCAATGAAGAGAACAGACTGGAGTTCAAAAAGTCCGTTGGAGGAACTGAGCTCTGGTTTGCCGCAAGCCTTCTTCCTCTTCGTAATAAGTATGGTGAAATACGTGGAAAGATGATCGTGCTGGACAATATAACTGACCGTAAACTTGCAGAAGAAGCCCTTATCAGGGGTAAACTAATGGCAGAGGAGGCCAATCATATGAAAAGTGGCTTCCTTGCGAATATGAGCCACGAACTGCGCACTCCTCTCAATGCGGTAATCGGTTTTTCCCAGCTTCTGGAACAGGAAGCAGTGGGAGAACTGAATGACGATCAGATGAAATATGTCCTGAACATAGAAACCGCCGGAAAGCATCTTCTCGATCTGATAAACGATATTCTTGATATTTCCAAGATCGAAGCAGGTAAGATGGAACTCGAATGTGAGGAGTTCTCTGTAAAAGATGCAATTGAAGAGATAGAAAAACTGATAGCTCCAATGGCAGCAAACAAAGACATTGACCTGATCATAGATGCACCGGAAAATACCGGGATATATGCAGACAGGCAAAAATTCAAACAGGTTATGCTGAACCTGTTCAGTAATGCAATAAAGTTCACGCCTGAAAAAGGTGAGGTAACTGTGAATTGTGAAGACATTGGTAATGCTGTTCAGGTATCTGTAAGCGATAGTGGTATAGGAATTCCACAGAACAGATATGATGAGATATTCGAACCCTTCAAACAGATAGAATCCTCAACCAGTAAGAAATACAAAGGGACAGGACTCGGACTTGCTCTGGTCAAAAAGATTGTGGAAATGCATAATGGAAATATTGACGTGAAAAGCGAGGAAGGAAAGGGAAGCACCTTTACGTTTGTGATAGAGGATCAGAGAAATCTCAATGATTCCCGGGAATCGTGTGATGTGGACACAAAAAAAGAGATCATATCAGATAGTATTCTCATATGA
- a CDS encoding 4Fe-4S binding protein: MKDPLDKTLKKTLQDTATEMNADLIGFADPECFLGPEYTGNKPQDVMKDLQSVIVLGVGVPRGAFEPLPNGRAEYTNTLMAATATLRVIAFQLARIIEKNGYLATILPSEGSEFGYWYADRETLKANMSIKYASYHAGIGNFGLNHLLLTDDFGPRVRMTALLTDAKLGTREENPLPFLNKACTTCKKCVEICPVDAISEDGTIDRQKCADYMFNKLGGLRCGMCIKVCPL; this comes from the coding sequence ATGAAAGATCCTCTAGATAAAACGCTGAAAAAAACTCTTCAGGACACTGCCACGGAAATGAACGCAGATCTCATTGGATTTGCTGATCCGGAATGCTTCCTTGGTCCAGAATACACCGGTAATAAACCACAGGATGTGATGAAGGATCTTCAGTCGGTCATAGTGCTGGGAGTGGGAGTACCACGCGGAGCCTTCGAGCCACTTCCAAATGGCAGGGCCGAGTATACAAACACACTGATGGCGGCCACTGCCACACTAAGAGTAATTGCTTTTCAGCTGGCCAGGATTATCGAGAAGAACGGATATCTGGCAACAATTTTACCATCCGAGGGAAGTGAGTTCGGTTACTGGTATGCCGACCGTGAAACCCTGAAAGCGAACATGTCCATCAAATACGCTTCATATCATGCAGGTATTGGTAATTTCGGCCTGAACCATCTTCTCCTGACAGATGACTTTGGTCCGAGGGTACGCATGACCGCATTGCTGACAGATGCAAAGCTTGGGACGCGGGAAGAGAATCCACTTCCGTTTCTGAACAAAGCCTGCACTACCTGTAAGAAATGCGTGGAGATCTGTCCGGTTGATGCCATCTCAGAGGATGGGACAATTGACAGACAAAAATGTGCGGATTATATGTTCAATAAACTGGGCGGACTTAGATGCGGAATGTGTATAAAGGTCTGTCCTCTGTGA
- a CDS encoding FKBP-type peptidyl-prolyl cis-trans isomerase yields MSIKDGDTIKIDYTGKLDDGSVFDSSEKHGEPLEFTVGEGQVISGFEEAVRGMDEGDEKEFRIEPSEAYGEYNENLSQQVPKDAIQANMDIQEGMMILVRTPDGREMPAKVTRMGDEEITLDMNHPLAGKALNFNIKIVEA; encoded by the coding sequence TTGTCAATTAAAGATGGCGACACAATAAAAATTGATTACACAGGTAAGCTGGACGACGGTTCAGTGTTTGATAGTTCCGAGAAACATGGAGAACCTCTTGAATTCACAGTAGGTGAAGGACAGGTAATTTCCGGTTTCGAGGAAGCTGTAAGAGGCATGGACGAAGGAGATGAGAAGGAATTCAGAATCGAACCATCCGAAGCTTACGGCGAGTACAATGAAAACCTTTCCCAGCAGGTTCCAAAAGATGCCATTCAGGCCAACATGGATATCCAGGAAGGGATGATGATACTTGTAAGAACCCCTGACGGAAGGGAAATGCCTGCCAAGGTAACCAGGATGGGAGATGAGGAGATCACACTGGATATGAATCATCCCCTTGCAGGTAAAGCATTGAACTTCAACATCAAGATTGTTGAAGCATAA
- a CDS encoding CDGSH iron-sulfur domain-containing protein: MSVIIKVMDDGPYMVIGNVDLVDMNDKKFQFDESQQIALCRCGKSSSQPFCDGSHITMEYKSRPRAD; encoded by the coding sequence ATGAGTGTAATTATTAAAGTAATGGATGACGGACCTTATATGGTAATTGGTAATGTCGATCTGGTGGACATGAATGATAAGAAGTTCCAGTTCGATGAATCTCAACAGATAGCATTGTGCCGTTGTGGAAAAAGTTCCAGCCAGCCTTTCTGTGACGGAAGCCATATAACCATGGAGTATAAGTCCCGTCCGAGAGCTGATTAA
- a CDS encoding DEAD/DEAH box helicase yields MDVPELINRVRSSTRYEGQIVHVEDIPEKEPAYASVELKPMINYALDEKGITKLYVHQAEAIQKVREGKNIVLSTSTASGKSLCYMLPIFETMLEDPAATALYISPLNALVNDQLQTFRDFSHLMGQDIRIEKFIGTMSRKEKSDVKYGNPRIVFTNPDMLHLSFLGWKHQWRGFLANLKFIVLDESHSYSGVMGSHMANLLRRLNRVCEYYGSNPQYICCTATIGNPEEHTSALIGKDVSLVDSDSSGRGAQKFLFWNPPLYVKSANFTRRKSSFGETVNLFSNFVQSGFQTIVFARSRQKVERMYVEARNMLSNRGAQHAISSYRGGYYGEEREAIEKKLSEGSIEGVISTNALELGIDIGGLDACIMDGFPGTIMSARQQAGRAGRGSGESIVVLVADSNALDQYYMRNPADFFRRECEEAVVNVSNRYIQAGHLLCAAREIPLKPEDADYFGSEYHTIVTVLEEEGLLQGSFAKQCLDPHPHGKVSIRDIDNDAYTMLEKGSRKPIEKDLTRLQAYREAFEGAVYINKGIPYCVTKQDHTKKEILVEKARDGYYTRVMVSSDIIIRGTVHSSILPSCEDVKIGFGDVDVTQQVTGYRKIQQRSDKELGQHSLEMPTFTLQTEALWLELPHRFTEAVEMHDRDFAGGIHAIEHAMIAMYPLHLLADRNDIGGVSTPEHPDLGGKSAIFVYDGHQGGVGYAESGYEIISRILEVTLKSIESCSCLDGCPSCIQSPKCGNNNNPLDKDAAIIILRKILGKPDYVPVKKKKTVKSGEKKSSSSGDDAMGGKIREKRFDPVTALGRARRKLRQRENRSTGELIKEGISAGREKKDHATAYECFEAALQLEPDNAVAIMNKGITCMHLHRYQMALECFNRLIGLGHRQASVWVQKGIALYYLGDYVNSIKAYDEALKLKPDDAKISELRKKAQKEI; encoded by the coding sequence ATGGACGTCCCTGAACTTATAAACCGTGTCAGGTCATCTACGAGGTATGAAGGACAGATAGTACACGTAGAAGATATTCCTGAAAAAGAGCCCGCCTACGCTTCAGTGGAACTCAAGCCCATGATAAACTATGCACTGGATGAGAAAGGCATAACTAAGCTCTACGTTCACCAGGCAGAAGCTATACAAAAGGTACGTGAAGGGAAGAATATCGTACTATCCACAAGCACAGCCAGTGGCAAATCCCTGTGCTATATGTTACCTATATTCGAAACCATGCTTGAAGACCCTGCAGCAACCGCACTCTACATCTCTCCTCTGAATGCCCTGGTAAACGACCAGCTCCAGACGTTCCGGGATTTTTCACACCTCATGGGTCAGGATATAAGGATCGAGAAGTTCATCGGAACCATGTCCCGGAAAGAAAAAAGCGATGTCAAGTACGGAAATCCCCGCATTGTTTTCACAAATCCTGACATGCTTCACCTGAGTTTCTTGGGCTGGAAGCACCAATGGAGAGGTTTTCTTGCAAATCTGAAGTTCATTGTACTAGATGAGAGTCATTCCTACAGTGGTGTGATGGGCAGCCACATGGCAAATCTGCTGAGAAGGCTTAACCGGGTATGTGAGTACTACGGCTCGAATCCGCAATACATCTGCTGCACGGCTACCATCGGAAATCCCGAAGAACACACTTCGGCTCTGATCGGTAAGGATGTAAGTCTTGTGGACAGCGACAGTTCGGGACGGGGAGCACAGAAATTTCTTTTCTGGAATCCTCCTCTCTATGTAAAATCTGCGAACTTCACTAGACGCAAATCCAGTTTCGGTGAAACCGTTAATCTATTTTCAAATTTTGTCCAGAGCGGCTTTCAGACCATTGTTTTTGCCAGATCAAGGCAGAAGGTCGAAAGAATGTACGTTGAAGCCAGGAACATGCTCTCAAACAGAGGAGCACAGCATGCTATCAGCTCGTATAGGGGAGGATACTACGGGGAAGAGCGCGAAGCCATAGAAAAAAAGCTATCTGAAGGATCCATCGAGGGTGTGATCTCTACCAATGCCCTTGAACTTGGTATCGATATTGGCGGACTTGATGCCTGTATCATGGATGGCTTTCCGGGTACTATCATGAGCGCAAGACAGCAGGCAGGTCGTGCCGGACGTGGAAGCGGTGAAAGTATTGTGGTCCTTGTAGCGGATTCCAATGCCCTTGATCAGTATTATATGCGAAATCCCGCAGACTTCTTCCGTCGCGAATGTGAGGAAGCGGTGGTAAATGTCTCGAATCGCTATATTCAGGCCGGACATCTCTTGTGTGCTGCCAGGGAGATTCCCTTGAAACCGGAAGATGCGGATTATTTTGGAAGTGAGTATCATACAATTGTAACTGTGCTCGAGGAGGAAGGCCTGCTGCAGGGATCCTTTGCAAAACAGTGTCTTGATCCCCATCCACATGGTAAGGTCTCTATTCGGGATATTGATAATGATGCCTACACGATGCTTGAAAAAGGAAGTCGAAAACCCATTGAGAAGGATCTTACACGTCTTCAGGCCTACAGGGAAGCCTTTGAGGGTGCGGTTTATATCAACAAGGGAATCCCGTACTGTGTTACAAAACAGGATCACACTAAAAAAGAGATTCTGGTAGAGAAGGCCAGGGACGGTTACTATACAAGGGTGATGGTATCCTCGGATATAATTATCAGGGGCACCGTCCACAGTTCAATATTGCCTTCCTGTGAAGATGTGAAGATAGGCTTCGGTGATGTGGATGTTACCCAGCAGGTGACCGGCTACAGGAAGATTCAGCAGCGCAGTGATAAGGAACTCGGACAACATTCCCTGGAGATGCCGACATTCACTCTGCAGACCGAGGCTCTGTGGCTGGAACTTCCTCACAGGTTCACAGAAGCGGTTGAAATGCATGACCGGGATTTTGCTGGCGGTATTCATGCCATTGAACATGCAATGATAGCAATGTATCCTCTGCACCTGCTCGCTGACCGCAATGACATCGGTGGTGTTTCAACCCCTGAACATCCTGACCTTGGTGGTAAAAGTGCCATATTCGTATACGACGGACATCAAGGAGGTGTGGGATATGCCGAAAGTGGCTATGAGATAATATCACGGATTCTGGAAGTCACTTTGAAATCCATTGAAAGCTGCTCCTGCCTGGATGGATGCCCGAGCTGTATCCAGTCTCCGAAATGTGGTAATAACAACAATCCTCTGGATAAGGACGCTGCGATCATAATACTTCGTAAGATACTGGGCAAACCTGATTATGTGCCTGTTAAGAAGAAGAAAACCGTAAAATCCGGAGAAAAGAAATCATCATCCAGTGGCGATGATGCTATGGGAGGCAAAATACGGGAAAAACGTTTTGATCCCGTAACTGCCCTTGGCAGAGCAAGGCGAAAACTCAGGCAGAGAGAAAACAGAAGTACCGGAGAACTGATAAAAGAAGGCATATCTGCCGGCAGGGAAAAGAAAGATCATGCTACTGCCTATGAATGTTTTGAGGCTGCTCTGCAACTTGAACCGGATAATGCAGTTGCTATTATGAACAAAGGAATTACATGTATGCATCTGCATCGCTATCAAATGGCTCTTGAATGTTTCAACAGACTGATTGGTCTGGGACACAGGCAGGCTTCCGTCTGGGTACAGAAAGGTATTGCACTATATTATCTTGGGGACTACGTAAACTCGATAAAAGCTTATGATGAGGCTTTGAAACTAAAGCCGGATGATGCTAAGATATCAGAACTTCGAAAAAAGGCTCAGAAAGAAATCTAA
- a CDS encoding ribonuclease HI family protein — MDYMDRLNFDGSCDPNPGGRMGFGWVITWKTKRSPTEGSKEKRKSPTNTNNVAEYTALKEGILNYLKLKGKGPLQVCGDSKLVINQMSGKWKINNKKLADIHGQINEIIKKNDLKIKYKWVPRNQNADADRLAMPAGKQQAKIREVKPADRKVIADTNTASVSPRLRVKINELNTNPSPGFKEFARLKVGGRDSFSSKRIEELEKLAGKDATKLVKKEFSSDLKNQASALRWMLRGLAADLAVQKVKVDAEISKKREKKMRKR; from the coding sequence ATGGACTATATGGACCGACTGAACTTTGATGGCTCCTGCGATCCCAATCCCGGAGGTAGGATGGGTTTTGGATGGGTCATCACCTGGAAAACGAAAAGATCTCCTACAGAGGGAAGTAAAGAGAAAAGGAAGTCACCCACAAACACCAATAATGTTGCCGAATATACCGCACTTAAAGAAGGCATCTTAAACTACCTGAAACTCAAAGGCAAAGGACCGCTTCAGGTCTGCGGGGATAGTAAACTGGTTATCAACCAGATGTCAGGAAAGTGGAAAATAAATAACAAGAAGCTTGCAGATATCCACGGTCAGATAAATGAGATCATCAAAAAGAACGATCTGAAAATAAAATATAAGTGGGTACCCAGAAACCAGAATGCAGATGCAGACAGACTGGCAATGCCCGCAGGCAAGCAGCAGGCAAAGATACGGGAAGTAAAACCCGCCGACAGGAAGGTAATAGCCGATACGAACACAGCTTCTGTCTCACCAAGACTCAGGGTAAAGATAAACGAGCTGAATACCAATCCATCGCCCGGATTCAAGGAATTTGCCCGACTTAAGGTCGGAGGTAGGGATTCATTCTCCAGCAAAAGGATAGAGGAACTGGAAAAACTTGCAGGCAAGGATGCTACAAAGCTTGTCAAAAAAGAGTTTTCCAGTGATTTAAAGAATCAGGCTTCAGCACTCAGATGGATGCTCAGGGGGCTGGCAGCGGACCTTGCTGTACAAAAAGTGAAAGTGGATGCTGAGATAAGTAAGAAGCGTGAGAAAAAAATGAGAAAACGTTGA